The following are from one region of the Hymenobacter radiodurans genome:
- a CDS encoding PDZ domain-containing protein encodes MNKPDSVAVGKPTGNRAAPKVAVKDLRGKKPEAVKVIIDTVGMSQRVLVVPGSAVGQLSNVQVADADKLFYLEEMPPSAAAGPATTALEPTQRLHRFDLKDRKDEVFLSDLKGYALSADGKKILYLGPKDSYGIVEAAGKPAAGDGKLTLTALDAYIDPRHEWQQMFNEVWRLERDYFYDPKMHGLDWAATKKKYAVFLPHVAHRADLNYLFAEMMGEMVVGHNYVNGGDLPALTASPVGLLGADYEVVDDHYRFKKVFNGESFNPGLRAPLTGPGVSVAAGDYLLAVNNRPLRGTDNVYSFFENTVGKQITLTVNDKPTLRGAREVTVVPVASEATLRRIAWVEGNRRKVDELTGGRVAYVYLPNTSSEGYEFFNRYYFSQLDKEAVIIDERFNGGGFVADYILDLLNRPLLSYWAPREGKAFTSPGASIYGPKVMLVNEFAGSGGDALPAFFRRRSLGTIVGKRTWGGLVGISGYPVLMDGGTVTSPSFAIYSPEGKWEIENEGVAPDIEVDILPNATQNGADPQLAKAVEVIMGDLKKQTFKAVPIPAQYPERGKE; translated from the coding sequence ATGAACAAACCCGACTCGGTAGCAGTGGGAAAGCCCACCGGCAACCGCGCCGCCCCGAAAGTCGCCGTGAAGGATTTGCGTGGCAAGAAGCCTGAGGCTGTTAAGGTTATAATTGACACGGTCGGGATGAGCCAGCGCGTGCTGGTGGTGCCCGGCTCGGCAGTAGGCCAACTGAGCAACGTACAGGTTGCCGACGCGGATAAGTTGTTTTATCTGGAAGAAATGCCCCCCAGTGCCGCTGCTGGGCCTGCTACCACCGCTCTGGAGCCCACCCAGCGCCTGCACCGCTTCGACCTGAAAGACCGCAAGGACGAGGTGTTTCTTAGCGACCTGAAAGGCTACGCCCTGAGCGCCGACGGCAAAAAGATTCTTTATCTGGGGCCCAAGGATAGCTATGGCATTGTGGAAGCGGCTGGCAAACCTGCGGCTGGGGATGGCAAACTCACGCTCACTGCCTTGGATGCCTACATCGACCCGCGCCACGAATGGCAGCAGATGTTTAATGAGGTGTGGCGCTTGGAACGCGACTATTTCTACGACCCCAAGATGCACGGTCTGGACTGGGCCGCGACGAAGAAAAAGTACGCCGTTTTCTTGCCCCACGTAGCGCACCGCGCCGACCTCAACTACCTCTTTGCCGAGATGATGGGCGAAATGGTGGTCGGCCACAACTACGTAAATGGCGGCGACCTGCCTGCTCTGACTGCCAGCCCCGTGGGTTTGCTCGGGGCCGACTACGAAGTAGTAGATGACCACTACCGTTTCAAAAAAGTGTTTAACGGTGAAAGCTTCAATCCGGGGCTACGCGCTCCCCTCACCGGGCCAGGCGTAAGCGTGGCGGCTGGCGACTATCTGCTGGCGGTCAATAATCGGCCTTTGCGCGGCACAGATAACGTGTACAGCTTTTTTGAAAATACGGTGGGCAAGCAGATTACGCTCACGGTAAATGACAAGCCTACGCTACGCGGTGCCCGCGAAGTAACGGTCGTGCCCGTGGCCAGCGAAGCCACCCTGCGCCGCATTGCTTGGGTAGAAGGCAACCGGCGCAAAGTAGACGAGCTGACAGGCGGGCGTGTGGCCTATGTGTACCTGCCCAATACCAGCTCTGAGGGTTACGAGTTTTTCAACCGTTACTACTTCAGTCAGTTAGATAAAGAGGCTGTCATTATAGATGAACGCTTCAATGGCGGGGGCTTCGTGGCCGACTATATTCTTGACTTGCTCAATCGTCCGCTGCTTAGCTACTGGGCTCCACGGGAGGGAAAAGCGTTTACCTCGCCTGGTGCGTCCATTTATGGGCCTAAAGTGATGCTGGTGAATGAGTTTGCGGGCTCGGGTGGTGATGCCCTGCCCGCGTTTTTCCGGCGCCGCTCGCTCGGTACTATTGTGGGCAAGCGTACTTGGGGCGGCCTGGTGGGCATTTCGGGCTACCCGGTGCTTATGGACGGCGGCACGGTGACTTCGCCCAGCTTTGCCATCTACAGCCCCGAGGGGAAATGGGAAATTGAAAACGAAGGGGTAGCGCCTGACATCGAAGTAGATATACTTCCCAACGCCACTCAAAACGGTGCCGACCCGCAGCTTGCGAAAGCCGTGGAGGTGATCATGGGAGATTTGAAAAAACAGACTTTCAAGGCCGTACCCATTCCCGCGCAATATCCCGAACGTGGGAAAGAGTAA
- a CDS encoding S41 family peptidase: MPNPYKLLSVAVLLSGSAQAQTSPAETLLLREPALSRDKLAFSYAGDIWTANRDGSNPQRLTVGPGVETSPRFSPDGQQIAYTGDYDRNSDIYVVAVSGGQPRRLTWHPSAEVVRDWTPDGKNILFSSSQEAYARSLQLFTVPVAGGLPTRLPLLMGEKGSYSADGQRLAYTHIMDATATWKHYRGGRTGPIWLTDLKTLATEEVPHENATDTSPLWLGGKVYFLSDRQRTNNVFVYDVAAKKVEQLTRHTDYDVKSLGGYGSELVYEQAGRLYLLNTASGEAKSIKISISPEVLALRPQYRNVATMVRSAAISPTGMRAVVEARGDIFTVPAKKGESRNLTHSDGAHERYPAWSPDGTQIAYVSDASGEYELQVHDQRGIKPAQSYSLGPPSFYYHPLWSPDSKKIAYTDKKLNLWYLDLDKKKPVRVASDAYGPLLDDAVMAPAWSPDAQWLAYSVQMPNHLRTVYVYHLPTGRRFPISDGRSDATSPAFSRNGKYLFFTASTDVGLRTTWLDMSSYDRVSKRTLYVAVLNKKDDSPFAPRATRKRRR; this comes from the coding sequence AGTGCTGCTCAGCGGTTCCGCGCAGGCTCAAACTTCCCCGGCCGAAACGCTATTGTTGCGCGAACCTGCGCTAAGTCGCGATAAGCTAGCCTTCAGTTACGCCGGTGATATCTGGACGGCGAACCGCGACGGGAGCAACCCACAGCGGCTAACGGTGGGGCCGGGCGTGGAAACTAGTCCGCGTTTCTCGCCTGATGGCCAACAGATTGCCTACACCGGCGACTACGACCGCAACTCGGATATTTATGTAGTAGCGGTCAGTGGGGGGCAGCCTCGTCGGCTTACCTGGCACCCTTCGGCCGAAGTGGTGCGCGACTGGACGCCCGATGGTAAGAATATCTTGTTCAGCAGCTCGCAGGAGGCCTATGCACGGTCATTGCAGCTCTTTACGGTGCCGGTGGCTGGTGGATTGCCTACTCGCTTGCCGTTGCTCATGGGCGAAAAGGGCAGCTATTCGGCTGATGGCCAACGGTTGGCCTACACCCATATTATGGATGCAACTGCTACCTGGAAGCACTACCGGGGCGGCCGCACGGGTCCTATCTGGCTCACGGACCTGAAAACGCTGGCTACGGAGGAAGTGCCACACGAAAATGCCACTGATACCAGTCCGCTCTGGCTGGGGGGCAAAGTTTACTTTCTCAGTGACCGACAGCGCACCAACAACGTGTTTGTGTATGATGTGGCCGCGAAAAAAGTAGAGCAGCTTACCCGCCACACCGACTACGATGTGAAGTCGTTGGGTGGCTACGGCTCGGAGCTGGTGTATGAGCAGGCCGGCCGATTGTACCTGCTCAATACCGCTTCGGGCGAAGCTAAAAGCATCAAAATCAGTATTTCACCCGAGGTATTAGCCTTGCGGCCTCAATACCGCAACGTGGCAACGATGGTGCGCTCGGCCGCCATTTCCCCTACCGGCATGCGAGCCGTGGTAGAGGCCCGCGGCGACATTTTTACGGTGCCCGCGAAGAAAGGAGAAAGTCGTAACCTGACCCACTCGGATGGTGCGCACGAGCGCTACCCCGCCTGGTCGCCGGACGGAACGCAGATTGCTTATGTGTCGGATGCTTCGGGCGAGTACGAGTTGCAGGTCCATGACCAGCGTGGCATTAAGCCGGCGCAATCTTATTCACTGGGTCCGCCTTCCTTCTACTATCATCCACTTTGGTCGCCCGATAGCAAGAAGATTGCCTATACCGACAAAAAGCTGAATCTGTGGTATCTGGACCTGGACAAGAAAAAACCGGTGCGGGTGGCTTCCGACGCCTACGGGCCGCTACTCGATGATGCAGTAATGGCCCCGGCCTGGTCGCCGGATGCGCAGTGGTTGGCGTACTCCGTCCAGATGCCGAACCACTTGCGGACCGTATATGTGTACCATCTGCCCACGGGTAGGCGCTTCCCCATTAGTGACGGCCGCAGCGATGCGACCTCGCCCGCGTTTAGCCGCAACGGCAAATACCTCTTCTTCACGGCTAGCACTGATGTAGGTTTGCGCACCACTTGGCTCGACATGAGCTCTTACGACCGCGTCAGCAAGCGCACCCTGTACGTGGCCGTGCTCAATAAGAAAGACGACTCGCCTTTTGCCCCCAGAGCGACGAGGAAAAGGAGGCGATGA